A region of Malaciobacter marinus DNA encodes the following proteins:
- a CDS encoding methyl-accepting chemotaxis protein, with product MGKYSLKTKLLTLIFISVGISFGILGFQNAINSYESKSALVKNKEMNNSKNIAEYLDVYFNSKITVVNTIAKNLEKEEMSVHNQNIFKTLELGNSAGEFGLFFLGFADNGNEVESGGKTLTLEKDNFDARKRPWFKQAVKKQALGVTKPYWGKTLNTYVVTLYKPIYKNSKLVAVLGADIALDVLINKLASSDITEGGYAYVVDSNDGEILIHKDKKSMGKTSKFFNGMKTNKEGYLVDEEDGIEQHIFFHKIKTLNWDILIKVPEEHIFGQIKKDIQKTVILFIVLLSVILFILYLFLNKALSPLGKFEDGLYSFFSYLKGEKKTIEKLNINSNDEFGKMGKIVDEQMQIIETSHKQEELLIQEVKQIVRSIKDGDLSCEVTKETSNSSLNELKDILNEMIKSIRMDVNDDIVQIKTVLESYSQLDFTNEIKNPTGNIAIKINQLCEIITKMLQTNKLNGELLNEKSQLLLENVNQLNISTNETAVSLEESASALEEVTNTVKANTQDIRTMTNYSNELSQAINEGEKLASSTAKAMDDINEETKLIVEAITVIDQIAFQTNILSLNAAVEAATAGEAGKGFAVVAAEVRNLANRSAQAASEIKTLVEKATSKTHNGKVIADTMITGYSKLSQNVEKTTHIISNISTASNEQKISIEQVNEMVTKIDAQTQENSRVAGNTQDIAKSSSNIASEILKSASDKKFKED from the coding sequence ATGGGGAAGTATAGTTTAAAAACAAAATTATTAACTTTGATTTTTATTAGTGTTGGAATCTCTTTTGGAATATTAGGGTTCCAAAATGCAATTAATTCTTATGAATCTAAGTCTGCTTTAGTTAAAAATAAAGAGATGAACAATTCAAAAAATATTGCAGAGTATTTAGATGTATATTTCAACTCTAAAATTACAGTAGTTAATACAATCGCAAAGAATTTAGAAAAAGAAGAGATGAGTGTTCATAATCAAAATATATTTAAAACACTAGAACTTGGAAACAGTGCAGGGGAGTTTGGTCTGTTCTTTCTTGGATTTGCTGATAATGGTAATGAAGTTGAATCAGGTGGAAAAACTTTAACTTTAGAAAAAGATAATTTTGATGCTAGAAAAAGACCTTGGTTCAAACAAGCAGTGAAGAAACAAGCACTTGGAGTTACGAAACCTTATTGGGGAAAAACTTTAAATACTTATGTAGTAACTTTATATAAACCAATTTATAAAAACAGTAAGTTAGTTGCAGTTTTAGGAGCAGATATTGCTTTGGATGTATTAATAAATAAACTAGCTTCATCTGATATTACTGAGGGTGGATATGCATATGTTGTAGATAGTAACGATGGAGAGATTTTAATTCATAAAGATAAAAAATCAATGGGAAAAACTAGTAAGTTTTTTAATGGAATGAAAACAAATAAAGAGGGATATCTTGTGGATGAAGAAGATGGGATTGAACAACATATTTTCTTTCATAAAATAAAAACTTTAAATTGGGATATTCTTATTAAGGTTCCAGAAGAGCATATCTTTGGACAAATTAAAAAAGATATTCAAAAAACAGTGATTTTATTTATTGTTTTATTATCTGTGATTTTATTTATTTTATATCTATTTTTGAATAAAGCTTTAAGTCCTTTAGGAAAATTTGAAGATGGTCTTTATTCATTTTTTAGCTACTTAAAAGGTGAAAAGAAAACTATTGAAAAGTTAAATATAAACTCAAATGATGAGTTTGGAAAAATGGGTAAAATAGTTGATGAACAAATGCAAATTATTGAAACTTCTCATAAACAAGAAGAACTTCTTATTCAAGAAGTAAAACAAATTGTTAGAAGTATAAAAGATGGTGACTTGTCGTGCGAGGTTACAAAAGAAACTTCAAATTCATCATTAAATGAACTAAAAGATATTTTAAATGAGATGATTAAATCTATTAGAATGGATGTAAATGATGATATTGTTCAAATTAAAACAGTGTTAGAATCATATTCACAACTTGACTTTACAAATGAAATAAAAAATCCAACAGGAAATATTGCTATAAAAATCAATCAACTTTGTGAAATTATAACAAAAATGCTTCAAACAAATAAGCTTAATGGTGAGCTTTTAAATGAAAAATCTCAACTTCTATTAGAGAATGTAAACCAGTTAAATATCTCTACAAATGAAACTGCTGTATCTTTAGAAGAGAGTGCTTCTGCATTAGAAGAAGTTACAAATACTGTAAAAGCCAATACTCAAGATATTAGAACTATGACTAATTATTCAAATGAATTAAGTCAAGCTATAAATGAGGGTGAAAAACTTGCAAGTTCAACTGCTAAAGCTATGGATGATATAAATGAAGAAACAAAACTTATTGTTGAAGCAATCACTGTTATTGATCAAATCGCTTTTCAAACAAATATCTTAAGTTTAAACGCAGCAGTAGAAGCAGCAACAGCTGGTGAAGCTGGAAAAGGCTTTGCAGTTGTTGCAGCTGAAGTGAGAAACTTAGCAAATAGAAGTGCTCAAGCTGCAAGTGAAATAAAAACTTTAGTTGAAAAAGCGACTTCAAAAACACACAATGGAAAAGTTATTGCTGATACTATGATAACAGGCTATAGTAAATTAAGTCAAAATGTAGAAAAGACTACACATATTATTAGTAATATTTCAACAGCTTCAAATGAGCAAAAAATTAGTATTGAGCAAGTAAATGAAATGGTTACTAAAATTGATGCTCAAACTCAAGAAAACTCAAGAGTTGCAGGAAATACTCAAGATATTGCTAAA